A DNA window from Acropora palmata chromosome 12, jaAcrPala1.3, whole genome shotgun sequence contains the following coding sequences:
- the LOC141860579 gene encoding potassium channel subfamily K member 9-like — MKTQNLRTILLTICCVSYLLVGAAIFSALEYDFDQAVHENMTRIRDRLTKKYNISEEDLNLWLKFLDNKANIDADLYQWSFPGSVYFATTVITTIGYGHTVPKTDRGKSFCMLYAAVGIPLALTMFQSIGERLNTFLAHIFRRVKKRFGMKNTEVSNTANMVVLFGLFCMVVTVCSGAFIFSYYEKWSYFQSLYYCFITVTTIGFGDYVALQDAREARFDGTYVGISLLFIFFGLTIVGSVMNQLALRLLTASQAKEPVEQLIHDGPRCDKCSWCRPINDFDSCEPYSEYSTTLLKNFEEEICFTTYKGLHKKRASI; from the exons ATGAAGACACAAAATTTGAGGACGATTTTGCTTACAATTTGCTGTGTTTCTTACTTACTCGTCGGCGCCGCAATATTCAGCGCACTTGAATACGATTTCGACCAAGCCGTGCACGAAAACATGACACGTATCCGCGACAGATTGACGAAGAAATACAACATTAGCGAAGAGGACTTGAATCTTTGGCTCAAGTTTCTCGACAATAAAGCGAATATTGATGCGGATTTATATCAGTGGAGTTTCCCTGGGTCAGTGTATTTCGCAACCACAGTCATTACGACCATCG GTTATGGACACACGGTGCCGAAAACTGACCGAGGGAAGAGTTTTTGTATGTTATATGCCGCAGTGGGTATTCCGTTGGCACTTacaatgtttcaatcaatTGGCGAGCGGTTGAACACATTTTTAGCCCACATATTTCGCCGAGTTAAAAAGAGATTTGGGATGAAAAACACAGAGGTTTCAAACACAGCAAATATGGTGGTTCTATTTGGATTATTCTGTATGGTAGTGACCGTATGTTCCGGAGCATTTATATTCTCATATTACGAGAAGTGGTCGTATTTTCAATCGCTCTATTACTGTTTTATAACGGTGACTACGATCGGTTTTGGTGATTATGTTGCACTTCAAGATGCGCGCGAAGCGCGTTTCGATGGAACTTACGTTGGAATATCTCTGCTCTTCATTTTTTTCGGTCTGACAATTGTAGGGTCCGTAATGAATCAGTTAGCCTTAAGGTTATTAACTGCGAGCCAGGCCAAGGAACCTGTAGAACAATTAATACACGACGGACCACGATGCGACAAATGCTCTTGGTGTCGACCGATTAACGACTTCGATAGTTGTGAACCGTATTCGGAATATTCCACGACACTGCTGAAAAACTTCGAAGAAGAAATATGCTTCACAACTTATAAAGGCTTGCATAAAAAACGAGCGTCCATTTGA